In a single window of the Longibacter salinarum genome:
- a CDS encoding PepSY-associated TM helix domain-containing protein, with product MPKLPSRAYKLLWDAHSAAGIVIGLALFVIFATGALLLYRGEIRQWEEPSLRHTPGESQSLTTLTQPVLDSLSRGDGDPSYVYMTLPGAEHANLYMYLTGGTVGASHDVWVNPTTGAWVSNPDEGAVTRLLYYLHFFFQLGTWGLYLSGFVALLGLLAVTTGTAVHIDRLVKDFLQFRPTKKLRVAWADAHKVLGTIGLPFQTMYVFTGAYFGLVGLIALPYASLLFGGNVGEFYREAGYYAPTVTVDSVATAQHSPQRLDELATRAASAWDDFTPQTMILHSVDEPDGRVEVLGRTDGTVFGGTGSVVFHARTGEVLLREAPSEAGALNDAVQSMEMLHFAEFGGQALKLLFFLLGIASCSVILTGNLTWLEVRRAKNRWIHRMLARLTAGVATGMLPALALLFLTDRWLPASVSQPGWWVNAVFFGTWVLFVVYALLQPIVARSHRRLLQVGGGLWLLVPIANGWTTGAWIWDAWAAGQWAVVGVDVGSLLGGVAAIALAICIRVDDRQDDPEQVDTSKTNNQNVSAKASSSPQPTLRPEDLFSNSATASPSDEERS from the coding sequence ATGCCGAAGCTTCCATCTCGGGCATATAAACTGTTGTGGGATGCCCACTCCGCCGCGGGCATCGTCATTGGCCTGGCCCTGTTTGTCATTTTTGCGACCGGCGCCCTGCTTCTGTACCGCGGGGAGATCCGTCAATGGGAGGAACCGTCCCTTCGACATACGCCTGGCGAGTCGCAATCGCTCACGACCCTGACGCAGCCGGTTCTTGACTCGCTCAGCCGCGGCGATGGGGATCCGTCCTACGTATACATGACGCTGCCGGGCGCGGAGCATGCAAACCTCTACATGTATCTGACCGGCGGGACCGTGGGTGCTTCGCACGACGTGTGGGTCAACCCGACTACCGGAGCCTGGGTATCCAATCCGGACGAAGGAGCGGTGACACGACTCCTATACTACCTCCACTTCTTCTTTCAGCTCGGCACGTGGGGCCTGTATCTTAGCGGATTCGTCGCGCTACTGGGTCTGCTTGCCGTCACCACGGGCACCGCCGTTCATATCGATCGGCTCGTGAAGGACTTTCTGCAGTTCCGCCCCACGAAGAAGTTGCGCGTTGCCTGGGCCGACGCGCACAAAGTCCTCGGGACCATCGGACTGCCCTTTCAGACGATGTACGTCTTCACGGGGGCCTACTTTGGACTCGTGGGACTGATCGCCCTTCCGTACGCCTCGCTTCTCTTTGGGGGCAACGTGGGCGAGTTCTACCGGGAAGCCGGATACTACGCCCCGACGGTCACGGTCGACTCGGTCGCGACGGCGCAGCACTCGCCGCAACGACTGGACGAGCTTGCCACGCGCGCTGCAAGTGCATGGGACGACTTCACTCCCCAGACGATGATCCTGCATAGCGTCGACGAACCGGACGGGCGCGTCGAGGTGCTCGGCCGTACCGATGGGACAGTCTTCGGCGGAACCGGATCGGTTGTCTTCCACGCCCGCACCGGGGAGGTGCTTCTTCGGGAAGCTCCGAGCGAAGCCGGTGCGCTCAACGACGCCGTCCAGAGCATGGAGATGCTCCACTTCGCCGAGTTTGGGGGACAGGCGCTCAAGCTTCTCTTCTTCCTCCTCGGCATCGCCTCCTGCAGCGTGATATTGACGGGCAACCTGACGTGGCTGGAGGTGCGCCGCGCAAAGAACCGTTGGATCCACCGCATGCTCGCCCGCCTGACCGCCGGCGTCGCAACCGGAATGCTGCCGGCACTGGCCCTACTGTTTCTCACCGACCGCTGGCTTCCCGCCTCTGTGAGCCAGCCCGGGTGGTGGGTGAATGCGGTCTTCTTCGGCACATGGGTTTTGTTCGTGGTCTATGCCCTTCTGCAGCCCATCGTGGCACGTTCTCACCGCCGCCTCCTCCAGGTGGGCGGAGGACTGTGGCTCCTCGTCCCCATCGCCAACGGATGGACGACGGGGGCGTGGATCTGGGACGCATGGGCCGCCGGGCAGTGGGCCGTCGTGGGCGTCGACGTCGGATCTCTCCTCGGCGGCGTCGCAGCGATCGCACTGGCCATCTGCATTCGCGTCGACGATCGTCAGGACGACCCTGAGCAGGTAGACACGTCGAAAACGAACAATCAGAACGTAAGCGCCAAAGCCTCCTCCTCTCCTCAGCCCACTCTCCGACCGGAGGATCTCTTCTCCAACAGCGCGACAGCCTCCCCCTCCGACGAAGAACGATCCTGA
- a CDS encoding TonB-dependent siderophore receptor codes for MPSRFSTLIVFVVLLLAGSSTAYAQQGTITGTVVEEETGEPLPAVNVGIVDTPLGAATGNDGQFTITDVPVGTYTVRASLVGYSTTERSLRVETSETTTLQIQLSKESVELSEIRVTGRRGGYVASDVSSVTKIGAPLSETPQSVSVITRDQLAARGLDRLSEALRYTPGTQGETFGFEPRTFFLRFRGFDATTSGLYRNGLQLRNPSFAVGYSPEPYGAERVEVPRGPASVLYGAGSLGGLVNFISKRPTQQPFGEVVVEPGTYNRWQGQLDLSGPIGTDGTFSYRLTGLVREADTQVDNIPNDRIFVAPAFSWQPTDATKLTLLGRYQNDETRPSQRLPVSGTLESNPNGTIPVNRYLGEPGVDQYDREQWSAGYLFQHTFNDTWRVDQKLRYYSVDVDDVTVFGSAAGLANDERTLSRSLFESFGDLDGLAIDNQLQANLTTGPADHTFLLGADIQRITVGSKQNFGSAPSIDVFDPTYGQAIADPAPFADNDITQRQIGVYLQEQATLYDRLIFTLNGRMDWARTETVMNLSDSEMEQSDRKFSGRAGLVYTSQIGLNPYASYSQSFLPQLGTDANGEPFDPALGEQWEVGAKYQPPGRNSFLTVALFDLTRQNFLQVDPQSFQQVQTGEANSQGIEVEGVASLGVGLDLTLSYTRQAVEITESVVAAEEGERPVQVREQMGSFWADYTLQEGPLQGLGVGGGVRYLGPSFGDVPNTLEAPSVTLVDATVHYDWNGVRFQVNADNVFDNEYVASTFVSGAQDYATYGAARTITARLRYRW; via the coding sequence GTGCCTTCTCGTTTCTCCACTCTAATTGTCTTCGTCGTCTTATTGCTGGCTGGAAGTAGTACGGCATATGCCCAGCAAGGGACAATCACTGGAACCGTCGTCGAAGAGGAAACAGGCGAGCCCCTCCCGGCCGTGAACGTCGGGATCGTCGATACGCCGCTCGGTGCCGCAACCGGCAATGACGGGCAGTTTACGATCACGGACGTCCCCGTTGGGACGTACACGGTCCGCGCAAGTCTCGTCGGATATTCCACGACGGAGCGTTCCCTTCGTGTCGAGACGAGCGAGACGACGACGCTGCAGATTCAACTGTCCAAAGAGTCTGTCGAATTGAGCGAGATCCGCGTGACGGGGCGGCGCGGCGGCTACGTTGCCAGCGACGTGTCCAGCGTAACCAAGATTGGCGCGCCTCTCTCGGAAACGCCACAGTCCGTTTCGGTGATCACGCGCGACCAGCTCGCTGCTCGGGGTCTCGACCGGCTATCCGAGGCGCTCCGGTACACACCGGGCACGCAGGGCGAGACGTTCGGGTTTGAACCGCGCACGTTCTTCCTCCGCTTTCGCGGGTTCGACGCTACGACATCAGGACTCTACCGCAATGGACTTCAGTTGCGGAATCCGTCGTTTGCCGTCGGCTACAGCCCGGAGCCCTATGGCGCTGAGCGCGTGGAGGTCCCGCGAGGCCCGGCCTCGGTTCTGTACGGAGCAGGCAGCCTGGGCGGGCTGGTCAACTTCATCTCAAAGCGCCCGACCCAGCAGCCGTTTGGAGAGGTTGTCGTTGAACCCGGCACGTATAACCGCTGGCAGGGACAACTCGACCTGAGCGGCCCGATCGGTACAGACGGGACGTTTTCCTACCGGCTGACGGGTCTGGTTCGAGAAGCGGATACGCAGGTTGACAACATTCCCAACGATCGCATCTTCGTCGCTCCCGCATTTAGCTGGCAGCCGACGGACGCAACCAAGCTGACCCTCCTCGGGCGGTACCAGAACGATGAGACGCGGCCCTCGCAGCGACTCCCGGTCTCGGGCACGCTGGAGTCGAACCCGAACGGCACGATCCCCGTCAACCGGTATCTCGGTGAGCCGGGCGTCGACCAGTACGACCGGGAGCAGTGGTCGGCCGGCTACCTGTTCCAGCACACATTCAACGACACGTGGCGCGTCGACCAGAAGCTTCGCTACTATTCCGTGGACGTCGATGATGTGACCGTCTTCGGCAGCGCGGCCGGGCTCGCCAACGACGAACGGACACTCAGCCGGTCACTCTTTGAAAGCTTCGGCGACCTCGACGGCCTCGCCATCGATAACCAGCTGCAGGCGAACCTGACGACCGGGCCGGCGGATCACACGTTCCTCCTCGGCGCAGACATTCAGCGCATCACGGTCGGCTCGAAGCAGAATTTCGGGAGCGCGCCGTCCATCGACGTCTTCGACCCGACGTACGGTCAAGCCATCGCGGATCCTGCACCGTTCGCTGACAACGACATCACGCAGCGCCAGATCGGCGTCTATCTCCAGGAGCAGGCGACGCTCTACGACCGCCTGATCTTTACGCTCAATGGGCGAATGGACTGGGCACGGACGGAGACGGTCATGAACCTGTCCGATAGTGAGATGGAGCAAAGCGACCGCAAGTTTAGCGGTCGGGCCGGACTCGTGTACACGTCGCAGATCGGCCTGAACCCGTACGCCAGCTACTCACAGTCCTTCCTTCCCCAGCTTGGCACCGATGCGAACGGAGAGCCGTTCGATCCCGCCCTCGGCGAACAGTGGGAGGTCGGCGCCAAGTACCAGCCGCCCGGACGAAACAGCTTCCTGACCGTTGCGCTCTTCGACCTCACCCGTCAGAACTTCCTCCAGGTCGACCCGCAATCGTTTCAGCAGGTACAGACGGGTGAAGCGAACTCTCAGGGTATCGAGGTGGAAGGCGTCGCCAGCCTTGGCGTCGGTCTCGACCTCACGCTCAGCTACACGCGACAGGCTGTTGAGATCACCGAAAGTGTCGTGGCGGCAGAAGAAGGCGAGCGGCCTGTGCAAGTCCGCGAGCAGATGGGCTCCTTCTGGGCAGATTACACGCTTCAGGAAGGACCACTGCAGGGGCTTGGCGTCGGTGGCGGCGTTCGGTATCTTGGACCGAGCTTCGGAGACGTTCCCAACACCCTGGAGGCACCGTCCGTCACACTGGTGGACGCGACCGTTCACTACGACTGGAACGGGGTTCGCTTTCAGGTCAATGCGGATAACGTGTTCGACAACGAGTACGTCGCCTCAACCTTCGTGAGCGGAGCGCAGGACTACGCTACCTATGGCGCAGCGCGCACGATCACGGCTCGCCTTCGCTACCGCTGGTAG
- a CDS encoding potassium channel family protein has protein sequence MKTLSTQLSYFLQNKEIRQNLPILLKYVGFLVVVIVVFTVLFHFIMLYAEGEEHSWITGLYWTLTVMSTLGFGDITFQSDIGRLFSVIVLITGIVMLLIVLPFAFIRFFYAPWLEAQVRSRAPRELPPGTEGHVLLVARDAIAPGLIKRLERSNIDYALVEPDPSVASAWFTEGLSVVVGEIDDQETYRRLRADQARLVVANRDDIVNTNVTLTVREAAPHVPIAAVADNEDAIDILELSGATHVLPLKRWLGEQLANRINTQHAGLHVIGEYEDLKIAELPVHRTPLAGKTIRETQLREKTGVSIIGVWKRGRMEAARPDTLLTDQCVPVVMGSAERLEDLDMMLLIYDVNPNPVLLIGGGMVGSAAARALTDKDVPVHLVERDRRRCRMLRGTCTKVFHGDASDYHLLHEAGIDRAPSVLLTTNDDAVNVYLTSYCRRLNPELRIVSRITHERNLDAIHRAGADFVLSYSTLGVDAVISIVNGRELVVLGEGVDLFSRELPRTLHGTTLGESGIGAKTALNVVAVKHNGQVMTDLSPDLHLKEGDTLVMVGSDEQMDAFVDRYE, from the coding sequence ATGAAGACCCTCAGCACGCAGCTCTCCTATTTTCTGCAGAATAAGGAGATCAGGCAGAATCTCCCCATTCTGCTGAAATACGTCGGCTTTCTCGTGGTTGTGATCGTCGTATTTACGGTCCTCTTCCACTTCATCATGCTCTACGCCGAGGGGGAGGAGCACTCGTGGATCACGGGCCTGTACTGGACGCTCACCGTGATGAGCACGCTCGGGTTCGGAGACATCACGTTCCAGAGCGACATCGGTCGGCTTTTCAGCGTGATCGTCCTCATCACGGGTATCGTGATGCTGCTCATCGTGCTGCCGTTTGCGTTCATACGGTTCTTCTATGCACCCTGGCTCGAAGCACAGGTCCGGTCGCGTGCACCGCGCGAGCTGCCTCCGGGTACGGAAGGTCATGTGTTGCTGGTGGCCCGCGATGCCATTGCGCCCGGTCTGATCAAGCGATTGGAGCGAAGCAATATCGATTACGCGTTGGTCGAGCCGGATCCGTCGGTCGCCTCCGCCTGGTTCACCGAAGGTCTGTCGGTGGTCGTGGGGGAGATCGATGACCAGGAGACGTATCGCCGCCTGCGGGCCGACCAGGCGCGACTCGTGGTGGCGAACCGCGACGACATCGTGAATACAAACGTCACGTTGACCGTGCGTGAGGCAGCTCCTCATGTGCCCATTGCCGCCGTGGCTGACAACGAGGATGCGATCGATATACTGGAGCTCAGTGGCGCCACCCATGTATTGCCGCTCAAGCGCTGGTTGGGCGAGCAACTGGCCAACCGAATCAACACGCAACACGCGGGTCTGCATGTTATCGGTGAGTACGAGGACCTCAAGATCGCAGAGCTTCCGGTGCACCGGACGCCGCTTGCCGGAAAGACCATTCGCGAGACGCAACTGCGCGAAAAGACGGGCGTCAGCATTATCGGGGTCTGGAAGCGAGGACGGATGGAGGCTGCTCGTCCCGACACGTTGCTCACCGACCAGTGCGTGCCGGTCGTGATGGGCAGCGCCGAGCGACTTGAAGACCTCGACATGATGCTGTTGATCTACGACGTGAATCCGAACCCGGTGCTGCTCATCGGAGGTGGCATGGTGGGATCGGCCGCCGCCCGGGCGCTGACGGATAAAGACGTTCCCGTCCATCTCGTCGAGCGCGATCGCCGTCGCTGCCGTATGCTGCGTGGCACATGCACGAAGGTGTTTCACGGCGACGCCTCGGACTACCACCTGCTCCACGAGGCCGGCATCGACAGGGCGCCCTCGGTGCTGCTCACCACCAACGACGATGCCGTCAATGTGTACCTGACGTCCTACTGCCGACGGCTGAATCCAGAGTTGCGGATCGTGAGCCGGATCACGCACGAACGGAATCTGGACGCCATCCACCGTGCGGGAGCAGACTTCGTGCTGAGCTATTCGACCTTGGGCGTCGATGCAGTGATTTCGATCGTGAATGGGCGCGAGCTCGTCGTGCTGGGGGAGGGCGTCGACCTTTTCTCTCGCGAACTGCCCCGAACCCTGCACGGCACGACGCTGGGAGAGAGCGGTATCGGTGCGAAAACCGCACTCAACGTGGTGGCCGTCAAGCACAACGGACAGGTCATGACCGATCTATCGCCGGACCTGCATTTGAAGGAAGGCGATACCCTCGTGATGGTCGGGTCCGACGAGCAGATGGACGCGTTCGTTGATAGGTACGAATAG
- the katG gene encoding catalase/peroxidase HPI: MSKDPTSHDAHAEGTSESGGCPVVHTNGSSSKRASAPATNRNWWPDTLDIEILDQNAQDVGPWLGDFDYAEAFSELDYHALKEDIHEVMTTSKEWWPADYGHYGPLFIRMAWHAAGTYRTTDGRGGASGGRQRLAPLNSWPDNANLDKARRLLWPVKQKHGSKISWADLMVLAGNVALESMGFKTFGFGGGREDDYQPDKSIDWGPENEMETWDRFNENDELENPLGATVMGLIYVNPEGPEGTPDPEWSAKRIRLSFGRMAMNDEETAALIAGGHTFGKVHGANTDDHVEAEPEAAPIEQQGFGWKSSHGSGKGADTITSGIEGPWTGDPIQWDSGYLDNLLNYEWEKHKGPGGAWQWKPKNDELKETVPDAHDASKKVDPMMLTTDIALKRDPIYREIIERFQKDPAAFQDAFARAWFKLLHRDMGPKDRYLGPEVPEEDLLWQDPVPAVDHDLIGDEEIAELKEMILASDLSISRLVKTAWASAATYRDSDKRGGANGARIRLEPHRNWEANEPYELSRALMVFEGIQKDFNKSRSGDVRVSLADLIVLGGCAAVEKAAADAGYDVEVPFEPGRTDATQEQTDVESFEPLEPTADGFRNYMADKPAQNWKPEEFLVDRADLLNLTAPEMTVLVGGMRALNAVHKNAEGHGVFTDRPETLTNDFFVNLLDMENKWEPVSEDKEIFEVQDRETGDVKWTATRADLIFGSNSRLRTIAEVYGATGGEEKFVHDFVDAFSKVMHLDRFDLA; the protein is encoded by the coding sequence ATGTCAAAGGACCCAACGTCACACGACGCTCACGCGGAAGGTACGAGTGAGAGCGGCGGCTGTCCGGTGGTGCATACCAATGGTTCGAGTAGTAAGCGGGCGAGTGCGCCGGCAACGAACCGTAACTGGTGGCCCGATACACTCGACATCGAGATCCTCGACCAGAACGCCCAGGATGTGGGCCCGTGGCTCGGCGATTTCGATTACGCGGAAGCGTTCAGCGAACTCGATTATCACGCCCTGAAAGAGGACATCCACGAGGTGATGACTACCTCGAAAGAGTGGTGGCCGGCCGACTACGGTCACTACGGCCCGCTCTTCATTCGCATGGCGTGGCACGCCGCGGGTACGTACCGCACGACGGATGGCCGCGGCGGCGCCTCGGGCGGACGTCAGCGCCTCGCGCCGCTCAACAGCTGGCCGGACAACGCCAACCTCGACAAGGCTCGCCGCCTGCTCTGGCCAGTGAAGCAGAAGCACGGCAGTAAGATCTCGTGGGCCGACCTGATGGTCCTCGCCGGGAACGTCGCCCTCGAATCGATGGGCTTTAAAACGTTCGGCTTCGGCGGCGGTCGGGAAGACGACTACCAGCCCGACAAGTCGATCGACTGGGGCCCGGAGAACGAAATGGAGACCTGGGACCGGTTCAACGAGAACGATGAGCTGGAGAACCCGCTCGGAGCGACGGTGATGGGGCTCATTTACGTGAATCCGGAAGGACCGGAAGGCACGCCCGATCCGGAGTGGTCAGCCAAGCGCATTCGCCTTTCGTTCGGCCGGATGGCCATGAACGACGAGGAGACGGCGGCCCTCATCGCTGGCGGACACACCTTCGGCAAGGTCCACGGCGCGAATACCGACGACCACGTCGAGGCGGAGCCAGAAGCTGCACCCATCGAGCAGCAGGGCTTCGGCTGGAAGAGCTCGCACGGCTCCGGCAAAGGCGCCGATACGATCACCAGTGGCATTGAAGGTCCGTGGACCGGAGATCCCATTCAGTGGGATTCGGGCTACCTGGATAACCTGCTCAACTACGAGTGGGAGAAGCACAAGGGCCCCGGCGGCGCATGGCAGTGGAAGCCGAAAAACGATGAGCTGAAGGAGACGGTACCGGATGCGCACGATGCATCGAAGAAGGTGGATCCGATGATGCTCACGACGGATATCGCGCTGAAGCGGGATCCGATCTACCGGGAGATCATCGAGCGCTTCCAGAAGGATCCGGCGGCGTTCCAGGACGCCTTCGCACGCGCCTGGTTTAAGCTCCTTCACCGCGACATGGGGCCGAAGGATCGCTACCTCGGGCCGGAGGTACCGGAGGAAGACCTGCTCTGGCAGGACCCGGTGCCGGCGGTCGATCATGACCTGATCGGAGACGAGGAAATCGCCGAGCTCAAGGAGATGATCCTTGCCTCGGACCTGTCGATCTCGCGCCTTGTGAAAACCGCCTGGGCCTCGGCCGCGACGTACCGTGACAGCGACAAGCGCGGTGGGGCCAATGGTGCCCGCATTCGCCTCGAACCGCATCGCAATTGGGAGGCCAACGAGCCGTACGAGCTGTCCCGTGCGCTGATGGTTTTCGAGGGCATCCAGAAAGACTTTAACAAGTCGCGTTCGGGCGACGTACGCGTCTCGCTTGCCGACCTGATCGTCCTCGGCGGGTGCGCGGCGGTTGAAAAAGCCGCGGCCGATGCCGGCTACGACGTGGAGGTGCCGTTCGAACCGGGACGCACCGACGCCACACAGGAGCAGACGGACGTGGAGTCGTTTGAACCGCTCGAGCCGACAGCCGACGGATTCCGCAACTACATGGCGGACAAGCCGGCACAGAACTGGAAGCCGGAAGAGTTTCTGGTCGACCGGGCCGATCTCCTGAACCTCACGGCCCCGGAGATGACCGTTCTCGTTGGCGGTATGCGCGCGCTGAATGCCGTGCACAAGAACGCCGAAGGCCACGGCGTCTTCACCGACCGACCGGAGACGCTCACCAACGACTTCTTCGTGAACCTGCTCGACATGGAGAACAAGTGGGAGCCGGTTTCCGAGGACAAAGAGATCTTTGAAGTTCAGGACCGTGAGACGGGCGATGTCAAATGGACGGCGACCCGTGCGGATCTGATCTTCGGGTCCAATTCCCGCCTGCGGACCATCGCGGAGGTGTACGGAGCCACCGGCGGCGAAGAGAAGTTCGTCCATGACTTCGTCGACGCCTTCTCGAAGGTGATGCACCTCGACCGGTTCGATCTCGCGTAG
- a CDS encoding M23 family metallopeptidase, with protein sequence MNHLNVPFDHKLLRWAAVVTFLLSGLFAGPARAQYGLNPTPDTLTQSVLIHPPIDATGEGLSLATSEHTYKPHLRLGDQLGRDFGVEKLQEDGIARPYTPGTRGKQNEDWYGWRRDVLAPFEATVVRVTEPDTTNQPGTMNREAQPGFIVFETDDASLVYAHVREIEVEKGDTVQPGDVVAKVGNNGNSRAPHVHIGAWTGEGSLGGSKTGGTPLQIQVDLYASERK encoded by the coding sequence ATGAATCATCTGAATGTCCCATTCGATCACAAGCTTCTGCGCTGGGCCGCTGTGGTGACCTTCCTCCTATCTGGACTATTCGCCGGGCCCGCGCGGGCTCAGTACGGACTGAACCCGACGCCAGACACGCTGACGCAGTCCGTTCTCATCCACCCACCGATTGACGCGACCGGCGAGGGACTTTCGTTAGCGACAAGCGAGCATACGTATAAGCCACATCTCCGTCTCGGAGACCAGCTCGGGCGCGACTTTGGCGTGGAGAAGCTCCAGGAAGATGGAATCGCACGCCCGTACACGCCGGGCACTCGAGGCAAGCAAAATGAGGACTGGTACGGGTGGCGACGAGACGTCCTCGCTCCGTTCGAGGCGACGGTCGTTCGTGTGACTGAGCCCGATACGACGAATCAGCCCGGGACGATGAATCGGGAGGCTCAGCCGGGATTCATCGTGTTCGAGACGGATGATGCCTCCCTGGTCTATGCTCACGTACGGGAGATTGAGGTGGAGAAAGGAGACACCGTTCAGCCGGGGGATGTCGTCGCTAAGGTCGGAAACAACGGGAATTCGCGGGCGCCGCATGTCCATATCGGTGCGTGGACGGGCGAGGGGTCGCTGGGTGGATCGAAAACTGGAGGTACGCCCCTTCAGATTCAGGTTGATCTCTACGCGTCGGAACGGAAATGA
- a CDS encoding mechanosensitive ion channel family protein translates to MEWQSFLESAYRWLITTGAEILVILLVTVIALRLLRALIDRFNRSLENGKRDGEAIKRADTLSSVIRYAAQIIIWVIAAMMVLGALGIDIGPILAAAGVLGLAVGFGAQSLVQDVISGFFILLEDQIRVGDVVDIAGKGGVVERLNLRMVVLRDLSGNVHYVRNNQIDVVTNMTKEFSYYVFDIGIAYRENVDEAIEIIQRVGADLRDDPDYQDDILDDLEVLGVDQLGDSAVVIKARFKTKPIKQWRVGREYNRRIKSAFDAENIEIPFPHMTVYMGEDKDGAAPPMHVQLNNDGESQPSGSTTAQG, encoded by the coding sequence ATGGAATGGCAGTCATTTCTCGAAAGCGCGTACCGGTGGCTCATCACGACCGGCGCGGAAATCCTGGTCATTCTCCTGGTGACGGTCATCGCGCTGCGGCTCTTGCGTGCGTTAATCGACCGCTTCAACCGATCCCTTGAGAATGGAAAGCGCGACGGAGAAGCGATAAAGCGAGCCGATACCCTGAGTTCAGTCATCCGATATGCGGCCCAGATCATCATCTGGGTTATCGCGGCGATGATGGTCCTTGGCGCACTAGGTATCGACATCGGTCCGATCTTGGCAGCGGCCGGTGTGCTCGGTCTGGCCGTTGGATTTGGGGCGCAGAGCCTCGTTCAAGACGTCATCAGCGGCTTCTTCATCCTGCTGGAAGATCAGATTCGCGTCGGGGATGTCGTCGATATCGCCGGAAAAGGGGGCGTCGTGGAGCGGTTGAATCTTCGCATGGTCGTGCTCCGCGATCTCTCTGGCAACGTGCACTACGTCCGCAACAACCAGATCGACGTGGTGACGAACATGACGAAAGAGTTCTCCTACTACGTCTTCGACATCGGAATTGCCTATCGGGAAAATGTCGACGAAGCGATCGAGATCATCCAGCGCGTGGGGGCGGACCTGCGAGACGACCCCGATTACCAGGACGATATCCTCGATGACCTGGAGGTGCTGGGGGTCGATCAGCTTGGTGACTCGGCGGTCGTGATCAAGGCGCGCTTCAAGACGAAGCCGATTAAGCAGTGGCGCGTTGGGAGAGAGTACAACCGTCGCATCAAATCGGCCTTCGACGCAGAAAACATCGAGATTCCGTTCCCCCACATGACGGTCTACATGGGCGAGGACAAGGACGGCGCCGCTCCCCCGATGCACGTACAGCTGAATAATGATGGGGAGAGCCAACCATCCGGTAGCACGACGGCGCAGGGGTAA
- a CDS encoding DUF421 domain-containing protein yields the protein MIDWGWISGTSTASLMVLLSGIGIYFVLLVLTRFTGLRSFSKMSSFDFAITVAIGSVVASTILAKSPSLLIGAVGLAVLYGIQYVVSTSRRMTETVERMVDNEPLLLMAGEEVISDHLDQARMTEDDLRSKLRMAGVTTPSEVLAVVFETTGDVSVLTTSDEVDPWIFEEVRGCGRIDFSQAKRQ from the coding sequence ATGATCGACTGGGGTTGGATTTCGGGCACGAGCACCGCGAGCCTGATGGTTTTGCTATCAGGGATCGGCATTTACTTTGTCCTGCTGGTGCTCACCCGATTTACCGGGTTGCGGAGCTTCTCGAAGATGTCGAGCTTTGACTTCGCGATCACCGTTGCGATTGGCTCGGTTGTCGCCTCGACGATCCTCGCAAAGAGCCCATCGCTTCTCATCGGGGCGGTCGGGTTAGCGGTTCTCTATGGGATTCAGTATGTCGTCTCGACCAGTCGTCGGATGACTGAAACCGTCGAGCGCATGGTAGATAATGAGCCGCTTCTCTTGATGGCCGGGGAGGAGGTGATCAGCGATCACCTGGATCAGGCGCGGATGACGGAAGACGACCTCCGGTCCAAGCTTCGCATGGCCGGTGTAACGACACCCAGCGAGGTGCTGGCCGTAGTTTTTGAGACGACCGGAGACGTTTCGGTGCTCACGACGAGCGACGAGGTTGACCCGTGGATCTTCGAGGAAGTGCGCGGATGCGGTCGTATCGATTTTTCTCAGGCGAAGAGACAGTAA